One Cyclopterus lumpus isolate fCycLum1 chromosome 7, fCycLum1.pri, whole genome shotgun sequence DNA window includes the following coding sequences:
- the kif5aa gene encoding kinesin family member 5Aa, which produces MADVPAECNIKVLCRFRPLNQSEIVRGDQFIPKFQGDDTVLVGGKSYAFDRVFPTNTTQEQVYNTCAKQIVKDVLGGYNGTIFAYGQTASGKTHTMEGKLHDPHQMGIIPRIAEDIFNHIFAMDENLEFHIKVSYFEIYMDKIRDLLDVTKTNLSVHEDKNRVPFVKGCTERFVSSPDEVMDVIDEGKAARHVAVTNMNEHSSRSHSIFLINIKQEHVETEQKLCGKLYLVDLAGSEKVSKTGAAGAVLDEAKNINKSLSALGNVISALAEGTKSHVPYRDSKMTRILQDSLGGNCRTTMFICCSPSSYNDAETKSTLMFGQRAKTIRNTASINLELTAEQWKKKFEKEKEKNKTLKETIQKLEIELNRWRNGEDVPEMEQTTEDLVTRFETVEERPILDNDTSSIVVRISEEERQKYEEEIRKLYKQLDDKDDEINLHCQLGEKLKQQMLDQDELLASSKGDGDKVQAELGRLQVESDCAKAEVKEVLQALEELAINYDQKSQEVEEKGLQNQLLADQLSQKMASLMELEAELSRMQEVSGQQRKRIADVLNGLMRDLSEFSNIVGNGEIKLPVEISGAIEEEFTVARLYISKIKSEVKSMVKRCRQLENMQLECHRKMEETGRELSSCQLLISQHEAKIRSLTEYMQSVEQKKRLLEESHDSLSEELAKLQEQDNSLLEEKDGEKGEMEDGNVKKVPRQQGESHRGLHHKQLARLRDEINEKQRIIDELTDRNFKLELELAQVRADFERLKSQDTTKSERLEELSFLHERHEQTKQDLKGLEETVARELQTLHNLRKLFVQDLTSRVKKSSEMEPDDSGGSCTQKQKISFLENNLDQLTKVHKQLVRDNADLRCELPKLEKRLRSTAERVKALETALRDAKEGAMMDRRRYQQEVDRIKDAMRAKSALRRPHAAQIAKPVRPKQLPVCSPTNPFYTYIRATEQANTYSNALFQSSGTQPSAASVNCNPNSVQSNTVSTALGYRAGRYTGDILESFPLNIENGNNISETRDINDNRSDVHCGSEVDDSNRHYIIQQETAAS; this is translated from the exons ATGGCCGATGTCCCGGCGGAGTGTAACATAAAAGTGCTGTGTCGCTTTCGTCCTCTTAACCAGTCGGAGATTGTACGTGGGGACCAGTTCATCCCCAAATTCCAAGGGGATGACACAGTCCTCGTCGGG GGGAAGTCCTACGCGTTCGATCGAGTGTttcccaccaacaccacccAGGAGCAGGTGTACAACACCTGCGCCAAGCAGATTGTCAAAG ATGTTCTGGGTGGATACAATGGCACTATCTTCGCATATGGACAAACCGCCTCCGGGAAGACTCACACCATGGAG ggCAAGCTGCACGACCCTCACCAGATGGGTATCATTCCTCGCATCGCTGAGGACATTTTCAATCACATCTTTGCCATGGATGAAAACCTGGAATTCCACATCAAG GTTTCATACTTTGAAATCTACATGGACAAAATCCGTGACCTTCTGGATG tgACAAAGACCAACCTGTCTGTCCATGAGGATAAGAATAGGGTGCCATTTGTCAAG ggaTGCACTGAGCGCTTTGTCTCCAGCCCCGATGAGGTGATGGATGTGATTGACGAGGGCAAAGCTGCCCGCCACGTTGCTGTGACCA ACATGAACGAGCACAGTTCTCGCAGCCACAGCATCTTCCTGATCAACATCAAGCAGGAGCACGTGGAGACTGAGCAGAAACTGTGTGGGAAACTCTACCTGGTGGATCTGGCTGGCAGTGAGAAG GTCAGTAAgactggagctgcaggagcCGTCCTGGATGAGGCTAAAAACATCAACAAGTCTCTGTCTGCTCTGGGAAATGTCATCTCTGCATTGGCTGAGGGCACG AAAAGTCACGTGCCGTACCGTGACAGCAAAATGACCCGCATCCTGCAGGACTCCCTCGGAGGGAACTGTCGCACCACCATGTTCATCTGCTGCTCTCCCTCCAGCTACAACGACGCGGAGACCAAGTCAACTCTGATGTTCGGACAACG TGCCAAGACCATCAGGAACACCGCCTCCATCAACCTGGAGCTGACGGCAGAGCAGTGGAAGAAGAAGtttgagaaggagaaggagaagaacaaaacTCTGAAGGAAACCATCCAGAAGCTGGAGATTGAGCTCAACCGCTGGAGAAACG GAGAGGACGTACCTGAGATGGAGCAGACCACGGAAGACTTGGTGACCCGTTTCGAGACAGTGGAGGAGCGTCCCATTTTGGACAACGACACCTCCTCCATTGTTGTCCGCATTTCCGAGGAGGAGCGGCAGAAGTACGAGGAGGAGATCCGCAAGCTGTACAAGCAGCTGGATGACAAG GATGATGAGATCAACCTGCACTGCCAGTTGGGAGAGAAACTGAAGCAGCAGATGCTGGACCAGGATGAG CTCCTGGCCTCATCCAAGGGCGATGGGGACAAGGTCCAGGCTGAACTTGGCAGGCTTCAGGTGGAGAGCGACTGCGCCAAGGCCGAGGTGAAGGAAGTGCTGCAAGCTCTGGAGGAGCTGGCCATCAACTACGACCAGAAGAgccaggaggtggaggagaaaggcctgcagaaccagctgctggccGACCAACTGTCCCAGAAAATG GCCAGTCTGATGGAGCTGGAGGCAGAGCTCTCTCGTATGCAGGAAGTGAGCGGGCAGCAGAGGAAACGCATCGCTGACGTCCTCAATGGTCTGATGAGGGACCTCAGCGAGTTCAGCAATATTGTGGGCAACGGGGAGATCAAGCTG CCGGTGGAGATCAGTGGTGCGATCGAGGAGGAGTTCACGGTGGCTCGCCTTTACATCAGCAAGATCAAGTCTGAGGTGAAGAGCATGGTGAAGCGCTGCCGCCAGCTGGAGAACATGCAGCTGGAGTGCCACCGCAAGATGGAGGAGACCGGGAGGGAGCTCTCCTCCTGCCAGCTGCTCATCTCTCAG CATGAAGCTAAGATCCGCTCTCTGACGGAGTACATGCAGAGcgtggagcagaagaagaggctgctggaggagagcCACGACTCCCTGAGCGAAGAGCTGGCCAAGCTCCAAGAGCAGG ATAACTCCCTGCTtgaggagaaggatggagagaagggTGAGATGGAGGATGGAAATGTGAAG AAGGTTCCTCGACAGCAGGGGGAGTCTCACCGTGGCCTCCATCACAAGCAGCTGGCCCGCCTGCGGGATGAGATCAACGAGAAGCAGAGGATCATTGATGAGCTCACCGA TCGTAACTTCAAGCTGGAGCTTGAGCTCGCTCAGGTTCGTGCGGACTTTGAGCGCCTGAAGAGTCAGGACACCACCAAGAGTGAGCGCCTGGAGGAGCTCTC ATTCCTGCATGAGCGTCACGAGCAGACTAAACAGGATTTAAAGGGGCTGGAGGAGACTGTC GCCCGCGAACTCCAGACCCTCCACAACCTGCGCAAGCTGTTCGTTCAAGACCTCACGTCGCGGGTTAAAAAA agtTCCGAAATGGAGCCTGATGATAGCGGGGGGTCTTGCACCCAGAAGCAGAAGATTTCCTTTCTTGAGAATAACCTGGACCAACTTACAAAGGTTCACAAACAG ctGGTACGTGACAATGCAGATCTGCGCTGTGAGCTTCCAAAGTTGGAGAAACGTCTTCGGTCTACTGCTGAGAGAGTTAAGGCCCTGGAGACTGCACTGAGGGATGCCAAGGAGGGCGCAATGATGGACCGCCGCCGCTACCAGCAGGAGGTCGACCGCATCAAGGATGCCATGAGGGCAAAGAGCGCCCTGAGGCGTCCCCATGCAGCACAGATCG CCAAGCCAGTGAGACCGAAGCAGCTGCCCGTCTGCTCTCCCACCAACCCGTTCTACACTTACATCCGTGCCACTGAACAAGCCAACACCTACAGCAACGCCCTCTTCCAGAGCAGCGGGACACAGCCGAGCGCCGCCAGCGTCAACTGCAACCCCAACTCTGTCCAGAGCAACAC AGTGTCCACAGCACTGGGCTACAGAGCAGGCAGATACACTGGAGACATACTGGAGTCCTTCCCACTCAACATTGAAAACG GTAACAACATCAGTGAAACGAGAGACATCAATGACAACAG AAGTGATGTTCACTGTGGCAGCGAGGTGGATGATTCAAACAGGCATTACATCATTCAGCAGGAGACCGCTGCAAGTTAA